Proteins encoded by one window of Arachis ipaensis cultivar K30076 chromosome B04, Araip1.1, whole genome shotgun sequence:
- the LOC107638697 gene encoding uncharacterized protein LOC107638697 isoform X3 — MEVWRLKVRVLRTWIIPSFGNHDVANSMEVVHVDADDKLVFKMLCMLLACSLILIWLKLLISKTVWLIKVSMEHNHCLLLMRAKVFHWKMILCDLLGDALLKNFMITTRKSFVVFGIVRSIMDERPWWYSACVCGKSIQPQGGAYYCDFCQHYVTNVTPRYWIKIAVEDDNGHGVFVLFNHEAAYLLKKSCANLFGEVQKDASDGFLGKISSSDHEYIVGKKDLCEVLGERISSDGICPYV, encoded by the exons ATGGAGGTATGGAGACTTAAAGTTAGGGTACTAAGGACTTGGATTATTCCTTCATTTGGGAATCATGATGTTGCAAATTCAATGGAAGTTGTTCATGTTGATGCAGAT GACAAGTTGGTCTTTAAAATGTTATGCATGCTACTCGCCTGTTCTTTAATCCTGATTTGGCTGAAGTTGTTGATTTCAAAAACAG TATGGTTGATCAAGGTATCAATGGAGCACAATCATTGTTTATTGCTAATGAGGGCAAAGGTGTTTCATTGGAAGATGATTTTATGCGACTTACTAGGAGATGCACTATTGAAGAACTTCATGATAACAACGAG gaagtcttttgtggttttTGGTATTGTGAGATCTATTATGGATGAAAGACCTTGGTGGTATTCAGCTTGTGTTTGTGGAAAGTCAATTCAGCCTCAAGGTGGTGCATATTATTGTGATTTTTGTCAACACTATGTTACCAATGTGACTCCTAG ATATTGGATCAAAATAGCTGTTGAGGATGATAACGGACATGGTGTATTTGTCTTGTTCAATCATGAGGCTGCTTATTTATTGAAAAAATCATGTGCTAATCTATTTGGAGAGGTTCAAAAGGATGCAAGT GATGGTTTTTTGGGAAAGATCTCTTCAAGTGACCATGAATATATTGTTGGCAAAAAGGATCTGTGTGAGGTGCTGGGCGAGCGTATTTCTTCTGATGGGATTTGTCCTTATGTGTAG
- the LOC107638697 gene encoding uncharacterized protein LOC107638697 isoform X2 → MVVLSPMVRGLVTVKSDTNVYSPEQIHHPMEVWRLKVRVLRTWIIPSFGNHDVANSMEVVHVDADDKLVFKMLCMLLACSLILIWLKLLISKTVWLIKVSMEHNHCLLLMRAKVFHWKMILCDLLGDALLKNFMITTRKSFVVFGIVRSIMDERPWWYSACVCGKSIQPQGGAYYCDFCQHYVTNVTPRYWIKIAVEDDNGHGVFVLFNHEAAYLLKKSCANLFGEVQKDASVVCGDSYHVMF, encoded by the exons ATGGTCGTGTTGTCTCCAATGGTGAGGGGTTTAGTCACAGTGAAGTCTGATACAAATGTTTACTCACCTGAACAG ATCCACCATCCAATGGAGGTATGGAGACTTAAAGTTAGGGTACTAAGGACTTGGATTATTCCTTCATTTGGGAATCATGATGTTGCAAATTCAATGGAAGTTGTTCATGTTGATGCAGAT GACAAGTTGGTCTTTAAAATGTTATGCATGCTACTCGCCTGTTCTTTAATCCTGATTTGGCTGAAGTTGTTGATTTCAAAAACAG TATGGTTGATCAAGGTATCAATGGAGCACAATCATTGTTTATTGCTAATGAGGGCAAAGGTGTTTCATTGGAAGATGATTTTATGCGACTTACTAGGAGATGCACTATTGAAGAACTTCATGATAACAACGAG gaagtcttttgtggttttTGGTATTGTGAGATCTATTATGGATGAAAGACCTTGGTGGTATTCAGCTTGTGTTTGTGGAAAGTCAATTCAGCCTCAAGGTGGTGCATATTATTGTGATTTTTGTCAACACTATGTTACCAATGTGACTCCTAG ATATTGGATCAAAATAGCTGTTGAGGATGATAACGGACATGGTGTATTTGTCTTGTTCAATCATGAGGCTGCTTATTTATTGAAAAAATCATGTGCTAATCTATTTGGAGAGGTTCAAAAGGATGCAAGT GTTGTTTGTGGAGATAGTTATCATGTGATGTTCTAA
- the LOC107638697 gene encoding uncharacterized protein LOC107638697 isoform X5 — protein sequence MKMIVLELSSKELIIPCALFGEYVDEVHHFLGSGYMEQPIVVIQLTKVKFFKVWLIKVSMEHNHCLLLMRAKVFHWKMILCDLLGDALLKNFMITTRKSFVVFGIVRSIMDERPWWYSACVCGKSIQPQGGAYYCDFCQHYVTNVTPRYWIKIAVEDDNGHGVFVLFNHEAAYLLKKSCANLFGEVQKDASDGFLGKISSSDHEYIVGKKDLCEVLGERISSDGICPYV from the exons ATGAAAATGATCGTTCTTGAGTTATCTTCAAAAGA gttgataaTACCCTGTGCTCTGTTTGGGGAGTATGTGGATGAAGTGCATCATTTCTTAGGTTCTGGTTATATGGAGCAACCAATTGTTGTGATCCAACTTACCAAAGTTAAATTCTTTAAGG TATGGTTGATCAAGGTATCAATGGAGCACAATCATTGTTTATTGCTAATGAGGGCAAAGGTGTTTCATTGGAAGATGATTTTATGCGACTTACTAGGAGATGCACTATTGAAGAACTTCATGATAACAACGAG gaagtcttttgtggttttTGGTATTGTGAGATCTATTATGGATGAAAGACCTTGGTGGTATTCAGCTTGTGTTTGTGGAAAGTCAATTCAGCCTCAAGGTGGTGCATATTATTGTGATTTTTGTCAACACTATGTTACCAATGTGACTCCTAG ATATTGGATCAAAATAGCTGTTGAGGATGATAACGGACATGGTGTATTTGTCTTGTTCAATCATGAGGCTGCTTATTTATTGAAAAAATCATGTGCTAATCTATTTGGAGAGGTTCAAAAGGATGCAAGT GATGGTTTTTTGGGAAAGATCTCTTCAAGTGACCATGAATATATTGTTGGCAAAAAGGATCTGTGTGAGGTGCTGGGCGAGCGTATTTCTTCTGATGGGATTTGTCCTTATGTGTAG
- the LOC107638697 gene encoding uncharacterized protein LOC107638697 isoform X4: MMLQIQWKLFMLMQMLIIPCALFGEYVDEVHHFLGSGYMEQPIVVIQLTKVKFFKVWLIKVSMEHNHCLLLMRAKVFHWKMILCDLLGDALLKNFMITTRKSFVVFGIVRSIMDERPWWYSACVCGKSIQPQGGAYYCDFCQHYVTNVTPRYWIKIAVEDDNGHGVFVLFNHEAAYLLKKSCANLFGEVQKDASDGFLGKISSSDHEYIVGKKDLCEVLGERISSDGICPYV; the protein is encoded by the exons ATGATGTTGCAAATTCAATGGAAGTTGTTCATGTTGATGCAGAT gttgataaTACCCTGTGCTCTGTTTGGGGAGTATGTGGATGAAGTGCATCATTTCTTAGGTTCTGGTTATATGGAGCAACCAATTGTTGTGATCCAACTTACCAAAGTTAAATTCTTTAAGG TATGGTTGATCAAGGTATCAATGGAGCACAATCATTGTTTATTGCTAATGAGGGCAAAGGTGTTTCATTGGAAGATGATTTTATGCGACTTACTAGGAGATGCACTATTGAAGAACTTCATGATAACAACGAG gaagtcttttgtggttttTGGTATTGTGAGATCTATTATGGATGAAAGACCTTGGTGGTATTCAGCTTGTGTTTGTGGAAAGTCAATTCAGCCTCAAGGTGGTGCATATTATTGTGATTTTTGTCAACACTATGTTACCAATGTGACTCCTAG ATATTGGATCAAAATAGCTGTTGAGGATGATAACGGACATGGTGTATTTGTCTTGTTCAATCATGAGGCTGCTTATTTATTGAAAAAATCATGTGCTAATCTATTTGGAGAGGTTCAAAAGGATGCAAGT GATGGTTTTTTGGGAAAGATCTCTTCAAGTGACCATGAATATATTGTTGGCAAAAAGGATCTGTGTGAGGTGCTGGGCGAGCGTATTTCTTCTGATGGGATTTGTCCTTATGTGTAG
- the LOC107638696 gene encoding ribonuclease 3-like protein 1: MDSDKGILEHTPLQKGDACDCENNASSQSPHEQGTKKRPARSDLYEICAANHWKPPVFECYKQDGPCHQKMFTFKVTIEIEDASENIIECYGAPQRKKKTAADHAAEGALWYLKNIGYGMKNQ; encoded by the exons ATGGATTCTGACAAGGGCATCTTGGAACACACTCCCTTGCAAAAGGGCGACGCCTGTGACTGTGAGAACAACGCGTCCTCACAGTCTCCACATGAACAAG GTACGAAGAAAAGACCTGCCAGATCAGATTTGTACGAGATCTGTGCTGCAAACCATTGGAAGCCCCCTGTATTTGAATGTTACAAACAGGATGGTCCATGCCATCAGAAAAT GTTTACCTTCAAGGTTACTATTGAGATAGAAGATGCATCGGAGAACATTATAGAGTGCTATGGTGCCCCTCAACGAAAAAAGAAAACAGCCGCAGACCATGCAGCTGAGGGAGCTTTGTGGTACCTAAAGAATATAGGCTATGGGATGAAGAATCAATAA
- the LOC107638697 gene encoding uncharacterized protein LOC107638697 isoform X1 has protein sequence MVVLSPMVRGLVTVKSDTNVYSPEQIHHPMEVWRLKVRVLRTWIIPSFGNHDVANSMEVVHVDADDKLVFKMLCMLLACSLILIWLKLLISKTVWLIKVSMEHNHCLLLMRAKVFHWKMILCDLLGDALLKNFMITTRKSFVVFGIVRSIMDERPWWYSACVCGKSIQPQGGAYYCDFCQHYVTNVTPRYWIKIAVEDDNGHGVFVLFNHEAAYLLKKSCANLFGEVQKDASDGFLGKISSSDHEYIVGKKDLCEVLGERISSDGICPYV, from the exons ATGGTCGTGTTGTCTCCAATGGTGAGGGGTTTAGTCACAGTGAAGTCTGATACAAATGTTTACTCACCTGAACAG ATCCACCATCCAATGGAGGTATGGAGACTTAAAGTTAGGGTACTAAGGACTTGGATTATTCCTTCATTTGGGAATCATGATGTTGCAAATTCAATGGAAGTTGTTCATGTTGATGCAGAT GACAAGTTGGTCTTTAAAATGTTATGCATGCTACTCGCCTGTTCTTTAATCCTGATTTGGCTGAAGTTGTTGATTTCAAAAACAG TATGGTTGATCAAGGTATCAATGGAGCACAATCATTGTTTATTGCTAATGAGGGCAAAGGTGTTTCATTGGAAGATGATTTTATGCGACTTACTAGGAGATGCACTATTGAAGAACTTCATGATAACAACGAG gaagtcttttgtggttttTGGTATTGTGAGATCTATTATGGATGAAAGACCTTGGTGGTATTCAGCTTGTGTTTGTGGAAAGTCAATTCAGCCTCAAGGTGGTGCATATTATTGTGATTTTTGTCAACACTATGTTACCAATGTGACTCCTAG ATATTGGATCAAAATAGCTGTTGAGGATGATAACGGACATGGTGTATTTGTCTTGTTCAATCATGAGGCTGCTTATTTATTGAAAAAATCATGTGCTAATCTATTTGGAGAGGTTCAAAAGGATGCAAGT GATGGTTTTTTGGGAAAGATCTCTTCAAGTGACCATGAATATATTGTTGGCAAAAAGGATCTGTGTGAGGTGCTGGGCGAGCGTATTTCTTCTGATGGGATTTGTCCTTATGTGTAG